The Pontibacter pudoricolor genome contains a region encoding:
- a CDS encoding sensor histidine kinase, producing MTGFTQEEMLHQDLITKLQGQETSKEDITNLKRLLCLAIPFSEELLTYKKDGGKVWIAADITPILNEEDKVEKFIVIYTDISERKFAKEQLLQMNENLVMQNNDLQQFTYIVSHNLRAPVANMLGLTRIIPKLDVNTPNYTTALQSLDKSVLRLDNVICDLSKILSIKNPENGEAAETIDLKSISEEVLNSMQETLFSLQATIELHISDGLLLTAKRAYLHSVLHNLVTNAIKYRSADRTLHLKLMTEHTPQGISLLVQDNGLGMDMEAVRPHIFKLYKRFHVHTEGTGLGLYLVKSQVEAMGGTIDVDSTKGLGTTFRVFFRAQQHDRKGVYN from the coding sequence CTGACCGGCTTTACCCAGGAAGAAATGCTGCATCAGGACCTTATAACTAAGTTACAGGGCCAGGAAACCAGTAAAGAAGATATCACTAACCTGAAACGGCTGCTTTGCCTCGCTATTCCTTTTTCGGAGGAGCTGCTTACCTACAAAAAGGATGGCGGCAAGGTCTGGATCGCTGCCGACATTACCCCGATCCTGAACGAGGAGGATAAAGTTGAAAAGTTTATCGTGATCTATACCGATATATCGGAACGTAAATTTGCGAAAGAGCAGCTTTTGCAAATGAATGAGAACCTTGTTATGCAGAACAATGATCTGCAGCAATTTACATACATTGTATCGCATAACCTGCGGGCTCCTGTTGCCAACATGTTAGGCCTGACCCGCATAATACCTAAACTGGACGTAAACACGCCAAACTATACCACTGCCCTCCAAAGCCTGGATAAATCTGTTTTGCGCCTCGATAACGTGATCTGTGACCTGAGCAAGATCTTGTCTATCAAAAACCCTGAAAACGGCGAGGCTGCCGAAACGATAGACCTGAAAAGTATAAGCGAAGAAGTACTAAACAGCATGCAGGAAACGCTTTTCAGCCTGCAGGCAACTATAGAACTGCACATATCGGATGGCCTTCTGCTAACCGCCAAAAGAGCTTACCTGCATAGTGTGCTGCATAACCTGGTAACAAATGCTATCAAGTACCGGTCCGCCGACAGAACACTTCATCTGAAGCTGATGACAGAGCATACACCTCAGGGAATATCGCTACTGGTGCAGGACAACGGGCTGGGCATGGACATGGAGGCTGTACGTCCTCATATTTTTAAACTTTATAAACGTTTTCATGTACATACTGAAGGGACCGGCCTCGGTTTATATCTCGTAAAATCTCAGGTAGAAGCCATGGGCGGTACCATTGATGTAGATAGCACGAAAGGACTCGGCACTACATTCCGGGTATTCTTCAGAGCGCAGCAGCATGATCGAAAGGGCGTATATAATTGA
- a CDS encoding response regulator: MIERAYIIDDDEISIFLTSTLLETAAFARKVECYLFAQPALEKLQHIPENKLPEVIFLDLNMPGLTGWDFLDALTKQEDRYLGKSNIYILTSSIDVQEKELARSYKLVSGFLRKPLDEAEIHRIKAGV; this comes from the coding sequence ATGATCGAAAGGGCGTATATAATTGACGATGACGAGATCAGTATTTTTCTGACATCAACACTACTGGAAACAGCAGCTTTTGCCCGCAAAGTGGAATGCTACCTGTTTGCTCAGCCGGCCCTGGAAAAGTTGCAGCACATTCCGGAAAACAAGCTCCCTGAAGTTATTTTTCTTGACCTGAACATGCCCGGACTTACCGGCTGGGATTTCCTGGATGCCCTGACCAAACAGGAAGACCGGTACCTTGGCAAAAGCAACATTTACATACTTACATCTTCTATAGATGTGCAGGAAAAAGAGCTGGCCAGGAGCTACAAACTTGTCAGCGGATTTCTGAGAAAACCACTTGACGAAGCCGAAATTCACCGGATAAAAGCAGGAGTTTAA